One Kiritimatiellia bacterium genomic window carries:
- a CDS encoding DUF4282 domain-containing protein encodes MEQKSFFEVLFDLSFTEFVTTRLIKVVFVLGIIFSAVAGLQRIVWAFRFNGFGGGLWSLVITPILFIAAVLLLRIWCEMVIAIFRIAENTGRLAEGSKPKAD; translated from the coding sequence ATGGAACAGAAGAGTTTTTTCGAGGTGCTTTTTGACCTGTCGTTCACGGAATTCGTGACAACCCGGCTGATCAAGGTGGTGTTCGTGCTCGGTATTATTTTTTCAGCCGTCGCGGGACTGCAGCGGATCGTCTGGGCGTTTCGCTTCAACGGCTTCGGCGGCGGCCTTTGGTCCCTCGTGATCACACCGATCCTGTTCATCGCGGCCGTGCTGCTCCTCCGCATCTGGTGCGAGATGGTGATCGCCATTTTCCGCATCGCGGAAAACACCGGCCGGCTGGCCGAGGGTTCGAAGCCGAAGGCGGACTAG